The following proteins are encoded in a genomic region of Arachis ipaensis cultivar K30076 chromosome B02, Araip1.1, whole genome shotgun sequence:
- the LOC107623073 gene encoding mediator of RNA polymerase II transcription subunit 19a: MDSEVKRFGGGPRELTGAVDLISYFKLQPHYDYFCKRPLPVSVADTHYLHNIVGDTEVRKGDGMQLDQLIQNTSNFRETNARLQPFNLDILKEAFQLRETTPVDLPTAEKGIPTIPGKSKSEHKDKEKKHKKHKDRDRDKDKDKEHKKHKHRHKDKDRSKDKEKDKDKKKDKSGHRDSSADHSKKHHEKKRKHDGDDDVNDVHKHKKSKHKSSKIDELGVIKVAG; this comes from the exons ATGGATTCTGAAGTCAAAAGGTTTGGAGGAG GACCGAGGGAGTTGACAGGAGCTGTAGATCTTATTAGTTATTTCAAACTACAACCCCACTATGACTATTTCTGCAAGCGGCCCCTTCCCGTGTCAGTTGCAGACACACACTATCTTCACAACATTGTGGGAGACACAGAAGTAAGAAAAGGAGATGGGATGCAATTAGATCAACTTATTCAGAACACTTCTAACTTCAGAGAGACAAATGCTCGGTTACAGCCTTTCAACCTAGATATTCTCAAAGAAGCTTTTCAACTAAGGGAAACAACTCCTGTTGATCTTCCCACA GCGGAGAAAGGGATTCCAACTATCCCAGGGAAGTCGAAAAGCGAGCACAAAGACAAAGAGAAGAAGCATAAAAAACACAAAGACAGGGATAGGGATAAGGACAAGGATAAGGAGCATAAGAAGCACAAACATCGTCACAAAGATAAAGACCGAAGCAAAGACAAGGAGAAGGACAAGGacaaaaagaaagataaaagtgGGCATCGTGATTCAAGTGCTGACCATTCAAAGAAACACCATGAAAAG AAAAGGAAGCATGATGGAGATGATGATGTTAATGATGTTCACAAACACAAAAAAAGCAAG CATAAGAGCTCAAAAATCGATGAATTGGGGGTGATAAAAGTCGCAGGCTAA